Proteins from one Porites lutea chromosome 3, jaPorLute2.1, whole genome shotgun sequence genomic window:
- the LOC140930322 gene encoding ras-related protein Ral-A-like: MSNAKEKQLGLHKVIMVGSGGVGKSALTLQFMYDEFVEDYEPTKADSYRKKVVLDGEECQIDILDTAGQEDYAAIRDNYFRSGEGFLCVFSITERESFDATSEFREQILRVKGDSENIPFLLVGNKADLEDKRQVTADEALAKAKEWNVACVETSAKTKANVDKVFFDLMREIKSRKEDGLKPDKKHKKKQAGEGRKRKCVIL; this comes from the exons ATGTCTAACGCCAAGGAGAAGCAGTTAGGCTTGCATAAAGTTATAATGGTTGGAAGTGGTGGGGTCGGAAAATCGGCACTAACTTTACAGTTCATGTATGACGAG TTCGTCGAAGATTACGAACCTACTAAAGCAGACAGTTATCGAAAGAAGGTTGTTTTAGACGGCGAGGAATGCCAGATCGATATTTTGGACACGGCCGGGCAAGAAGATTACGCTGCGATTCGTGACAACTACTTTCGAAGCGGGGAGGGATTTCTCTGCGTGTTCTCGATCACTGAGCGGGAATCATTTGACGCTACATCGGAATTCAGGGAGCAGATTCTTCGAGTAAAGGGAGATAGTGAAAATATTCCATTTTTGTTGGTTGGGAACAAGGCTGATTTGGAAGACAAGCGGCAAGTAACAGCCGACGAAGCCCTCGCAAAAGCAAAAGAGTGGAATGTTGCTTGCGTGGAAACGTCAGCGAAAACCAAAGCGAACGTTGATAAAGTGTTCTTTGACCTCATGAGAGAAATAAAATCGCGAAAGGAGGACGGTCTAAAGCCGGATAAAAAGCATAAGAAAAAACAAGCTGGCGAAGGGAGGAAAAGGAAATGTGTTATTTTGTAG
- the LOC140929315 gene encoding CCA tRNA nucleotidyltransferase 1, mitochondrial-like encodes MVIAKFKPTLRLINLFRKSEGLRGKPFSLIWRSGSYPGRRKMSSSAVEKLVDSPEFQSVLTPELFTVATPLEKQGFDVRIVGGAVRDILLGIKPKDVDLGTNATPLEMIELFKKSNIHYIETGLQHGTLTVHVNKHNFEVTTLRIDAETDGRHAKVEFTNDWMVDAERRDLTINAMSLGLDGSLYDYFGGRDDLLKRRVRFVGDPKLRIQEDYLRILRYFRFYGRISSEEDNHDPTTLNVIQECAEGLKKIAVERIWIEISKILTGKYMPSLVRRMYDLNVAQFIGLPEYCEESFQELSRAWNEHQAYPLQPVTLLCSLVKTVDEAEHLTRQWKLSNAERALGKFITEHRVPKQHEHPLKPYQDSIVSAPNIQTKNVIKGHVVELLHYQGRHNLAQEINNWDVPVFPITGAHLKKLGVKPGPEFGKMLGKLKELWKDSYYTANEEDLLEKCKIFKDI; translated from the exons ATGGTAATAGCGAAGTTTAAACCAACACTCCGCCTGATTAACCTGTTTAGGAAGTCTGAAGGGTTGAGAGGAAAGCCATTCTCACTTATTTGGCGGTCTGGTTCTTATCCAGGCCGTAGGAAAATGTCTTCCAGTGCGGTGGAGAAACTGGTGGATTCTCCTGAGTTTCAAAGCGTCCTCACTCCTGAACTGTTTACAGTGGCTACACCGCTTGAAAAGCAAGGATTTGATGTAAGAATAGTTGGAGGGGCAGTCCGTGATATCCTCCTGGGCATTAAACCAAAAGACGTAGATTTAGGTACGAATGCGACTCCATTAGAAATGATTGAGTTGTTCAAAAAGAGCAACATTCATTACATCGAGACCGGCTTACAACACGGCACCTTGACGGTTCACGTCAACAAGCATaattttgaagtgacaactttgCGAATTGACGCTGAAACTGATGGAAGACACGCTAAAGTGGAGTTCACTAATGACTGGATGGTAGACGCAGAGAGGCGCGATTTGACCATCAATGCCATGAGTTTGGGTCTCGATGGCTCGCTCTATGACTATTTTGGTGGAAGAGATGATTTATTGAAGCGCCGGGTGCGATTTGTAGGTGATCCAAAGCTCCGTATACAGGAAGATTATCTGAGAATCTTGAGATATTTCCGTTTTTATGGTAGGATATCCTCAGAAGAGGATAATCATGATCCAACGACATTGAATGTCATACAAGAATGTGCCGAGGGACTGAAGAAGATAGCTGTGGAACGCATTTGGATAGAAATCTCCAAAATCCTAACTGGAAAATATATGCCAAGTCTTGTAAGAAGAATGTATGACCTGAATGTGGCACAATTCATTG GTCTCCCAGAGTACTGCGAAGAAAGCTTTCAAGAGTTGTCCCGAGCATGGAATGAGCACCAGGCCTATCCACTGCAGCCAGTGACACTGTTGTGTTCCTTGGTCAAGACTGTGGATGAAGCTGAGCATCTAACACGTCAATGGAAGCTTTCCAATGCAGAAAGAGCCTTAGGTAAATTTATCACTGAACACAGGGTACCCAAACAACATGAACACCCCCTGAAGCCATACCAAGACTCGATAGTCTCAGCACCAAATATCCAGACAAAGAATGTGATTAAAGGCCATGTTGTGGAGCTGCTACACTATCAAGGACGACATAATCTTGCTCAGGAAATCAACAACTGGGATGTTCCAGTTTTTCCTATCACAGGAGCTCACTTGAAAAAGCTTGGAGTAAAACCGGGGCCAGAATTTGGAAAGATGCTGGGTAAACTGAAAGAACTTTGGAAAGACAGTTATTATACTGCAAATGAAGAGGATTTAttagaaaaatgtaaaattttcaaagataTCTAg
- the LOC140930467 gene encoding uncharacterized protein, whose product MASFPVHDAFMDELSCPVCFEDFVEPKCLPGCAHNVCKICLEDIVRAQPKTKRGYFECPICREKAMIPNGGISKIPTNTLIVRMLERSLVPRAQQEIARALERSKEKIAALKMAQDSNHSGAVVDVKKKGEELKRRIEERGDALRKLIKSQEEMMIAKVNDYVKKFAHKNHVSEVNSLLKRLEISVKQAEDFLKEPSHPKMLESKVAIVKKLETSCHFEMNSSKASRNFDFDFFPNENLEECLKKECYGKLAKGSGEADSTTRHQGKAQVLKTITVDDIGETSFNPYTVAVSAEKGEMAVLDDESNRVYLLTQSGNYLRSFGVKFGDLYDIAFVSDKCLDGILVVNRSHNRLLAYHRLNGRFYPMFYATYQSLIHSQCSKVNFSSVTPTSDGRLIVTSEGLDESCVMVIDMKVGRQSKDLLFGKGHLACPRKALFYNGEFFVCDRDDGTVKVFDARGAFRREIGEDLECPRGITIDKSTGNILIADPGTDSIYAHQTWDGSLVGKLSLDKPPISIGLNGQGNAVVCYHDNQSPCLQIMSFQF is encoded by the coding sequence ATGGCTTCTTTCCCCGTTCACGATGCTTTTATGGATGAATTGTCTTGTCCAGTTTGCTTTGAAGATTTTGTGGAACCTAAATGCCTTCCAGGATGCGCGCACAACGTGTGTAAAATCTGTTTAGAGGACATCGTCAGAGCGCAACCGAAGACTAAACGTGGCTACTTCGAGTGTCCTATCTGTCGGGAAAAGGCTATGATTCCTAATGGAGGGATTTCAAAAATTCCCACCAATACGCTGATTGTAAGAATGCTGGAACGATCATTGGTTCCGCGAGCTCAGCAAGAAATTGCGAGGGCTTTAGAGAGAAGCAAGGAGAAAATTGCGGCTTTAAAAATGGCTCAGGACTCAAATCACAGTGGGGCCGTTGTAGATGTAAAAAAGAAGGGAGAGGAATTAAAGAGAAGAATCGAAGAAAGGGGAGACGCGCTTAGAAAGCTGATTAAGTCACAAGAAGAGATGATGATCGCCAAAGTGAATGATTACGTGAAGAAGTTTGCCCACAAAAATCATGTTAGTGAAGTAAATAGCCTATTGAAAAGGTTGGAAATTTCGGTGAAGCAGGCAGAAGATTTCTTGAAAGAACCAAGCCACCCCAAGATGCTGGAGTCAAAGGTGGCAATCGTAAAGAAGCTGGAAACAAGTTGCCATTTTGAAATGAATTCCTCCAAAGCTTCTcgcaattttgattttgatttttttcctaacGAAAACCTTGAAGAATGTTTGAAAAAAGAGTGTTATGGAAAACTGGCAAAAGGCAGCGGAGAAGCTGATTCAACAACTAGGCATCAAGGAAAAGCGCAAGTACTGAAGACCATAACAGTTGATGACATTGGAGAAACATCTTTTAACCCGTACACCGTCGCAGTATCGGCGGAGAAAGGTGAAATGGCTGTCCTTGACGACGAATCTAATCGAGTGTACCTCTTGACGCAGAGCGGAAACTATCTAAGATCGTTTGGGGTCAAATTTGGTGATTTGTACGATATAGCTTTCGTCAGCGATAAATGCCTTGATGGTATTCTGGTGGTAAATCGTTCACATAACCGGTTGTTGGCCTATCACCGCCTTAACGGAAGGTTCTATCCAATGTTCTACGCCACATATCAAAGTCTGATTCATTCCCAGTGCTCAAAGGTGAATTTTTCTAGCGTCACGCCCACTTCAGATGGCCGTCTCATCGTAACTTCAGAAGGGCTTGACGAGAGCTGTGTGATGGTTATTGATATGAAAGTTGGTCGGCAAAGCAAGGATCTTCTCTTCGGAAAAGGGCATCTTGCTTGTCCCAGAAAGGCACTTTTCTACAACGGGGAGTTTTTCGTTTGCGATCGAGATGATGGAACAGTCAAAGTGTTTGACGCGAGAGGAGCGTTTCGACGAGAAATCGGCGAAGATTTGGAATGTCCGCGAGGGATCACTATTGACAAGAGCACAGGAAATATTCTCATTGCAGATCCGGGCACTGACAGCATCTACGCCCACCAAACATGGGATGGATCGCTTGTGGGCAAGTTATCTTTGGATAAACCTCCAATCAGCATTGGATTAAACGGGCAAGGCAATGCTGTGGTCTGCTATCACGACAATCAGTCGCCCTGTCTTCAAATAATGTCTTTCCAGTTTTAA